CCTCGCCGCCCTCCAGCGGGAAGACGGGCGGGTTGACGGAGGCCTCAAGACCCAGGTCGTTGGCGCACTCGCCGACGAACCGGACGACGTCCTCGGGGTCGGTGGAGCCCGCGACGACCTGGAGGCGCCTGCCGAAGGCGGTGACCTCGACGCCCGCGAAGGCGTGCCGTCCCGGCGCGTCGGGCAGCGCCCGCAGCCTGCGTTCGAGCAGCAGGGCCAACTCGGCCACACCGGAGGGGGATTGGCCGTCGCAGTCGGGGTCGTACAGCGTGAACTCGCGCTCGACGTCACCGATCTTGACGGTCAGGTCGACGGCGAGGTTCGGCAGTTCGTGGCCGAACGGCTTGGAGACGGTGCCGGACGGGTCGGGCCGGCCCTCGCCCACGGCCTCGACGCGGACGAGCCGCGACCCGGCGTTGACGACGGTCGGCGCGTACCGGCCGTGCGAGCTGTTCATGGACAGCCCGGTGAAGTTCTCCCGGGCCCGGCCCCCGGCGTCGTACACCCGCAGGTTGAAGGTCTCGTCCGGGCGGGGCGTGTCGTGGTCGACGGCGACGCGCAGACCGTTGCCCCATACGCCGGGTTCCTTGGCGTGCACGTCGAGGACCGCGCTCCCGCTGTGGCCCTCGGTGGACTCCAGGGTGACGCGGGCGGCCTTCCCGCTGTTCGCTCTGGCGACGCGGACGATCACGGCGACCGTGCCGCCGTTGCCGAAGAACTGGTGCACCGCGTAGCCGACGGCGCTGCGCGAGCTCAGGCCCCCGAAGCGGCGCTCGAACTCGGTGAAGCTCGTGATGCGCACCGGCTCGTTCAGCGGGCCGCGCCGGGTGTGGCCCACGAAGGCGGTCACCGAGGTGGTGACGGTCGAGACGGTCCGTGCGCTGCTGGGAAGTTCTTCGACGTAGACGCCGGGATACGTCGGCCTGGCAGTGTTCACCGCGTTCATCGGCATTCCCCCTCCTAAATCCGATCTCGGGCACCGGAAGACATGCACCAAGAGGCGGCAGAGGGGGTGGTTCGCGTCCGGCGCACGCGGAGTTCTCCGGACGTGCGGAAGGCATGCCGGTCCACGGCACCGCATCAGTCCCCCGTCAGTGCCCCGGCCGGACGGCCGTCCGGGGTCAAGCAGCACGCTTGTGACTCCTGATGCTCAAGTGCTCGATCCACCGTGCTGGCTCGGCAGTTGCGTATGCAAGGTGTGTTCACGCCACGCCGGAAGGAGATTCGATGAAGGGCACCGCGCACAGCTCGCACACGATGTACTCGTGTCGCGGCGCCTGATTCACGGGTTCGCCACAGGCCGTGGTGCAGCAGAATGGAGCGCATGCCCCGACGCACCCCGCACTCCCGCAACCAGCGCCGTTCCGCTCCCGCGCGCAACCCCTCATGTCCTTGCGGTCTTGCGGAGACGTACGAGGCGTGCTGTGGCCGGTTTCACCGGGGTGAGGGTGCGGCGCCGACCGCCGAGGCGCTGATGCGCTCGCGCTACTGCGCGTTCGTCACACGCGACGAGGCGTACCTGCTGCGCACGTGGCACCCCCGCACGCGCCCGCCCCACCTGGACCTGGACCCGGCCATGCGCTGGACAGGCCTGGAGATCCTCGCCACGACGGAGGGCACGCCGTTCCACACGACGGGCACGGTGACGTTCCGCGCGTCCTACGCGGGCGGCTCGCTCCACGAGCACAGCCGCTTCGAGCGGGCGGACGGCGGCGCATGGGCCTACACGAACGGAGACGTCCTGTAGGAACGCGGGGAACGGCGCAGCCTCCGGCCTTCCGCCCGTCAGGCGGCGCACCCTCCAAGAACGCAGCCCCAAGAACGCAGCCCTCAGAGGCGCGGGGAACGGCGCAGTCTTTTGCTTTCAGGGGGCGCAGCCCCCGAGCGACGCACCGCGTGACGCGACGGGCCCGCCGCCGACGACGGCGAACCGGGACATGTCAGCCCTCCGGGCTGAGAATGTCCAACTCCTGGAGCGCCCCCACCACAACCTCCCGCGTCAGCGCCTCCGCCCGCACCGCGTCCCCCGCCCGCACCGCCTCGGCGACCTGCACATGCAACGTCACCGCCGCCGGATCGGGATCCTCGAACATCACCTGATGGTGCGTGCGCCCGGCCAGCACCTCGGCCACCACATCCCCGAGCCGCGCGAACATCTCGTTGCCGGAGGCGTTCAGCACGATCCGGTGGAAGGCGATGTCATGGACGAGATACCCCTCCAGCTTGTGGCCGCGTGAGTGCGCCACCATGCCGAGCGCGCACTCGGTCAGCTCGGCGCACTGCTCGGCCGTGGCATGCTTCGCCGCCAGTCCCGCCGCGACCGGCTCCACGGCACAGCGCAGCACGGTCAGCGAGCGCAGCTGCCGCGGCCGGTCGGCGCCCGCCAGCCGCCACCGGATGACCTGCGGGTCGTAGACGTTCCACTCGTGCGCGGGACGGACGGTCACGCCGACCCGGCGGCGGGACTCCACGAGGTGCATCGACTCCAGGACGCGGACCGCCTCCCGCATCACCGAGCGTGACACCTCGAATCGCTGCGCCAGCTCGTCCGTGCGCAGAACACTGCCCGCGGGGTACTCGCCCGCGGTGATCGAAGGGCCGAGGCGCTCCAGTACATGGCCGTGCAGCCCCCGGCCCGGTGTGCTCATGGGTTCAGGGTACGAGGGACGGAGCCGGAACAAAAAGTCAGACTTATGCGTCACAGAGTCTTGAATTCATCTGACCTATGGGTTTCAGTGTCGTGACGGATGCGGCACCTGACCTTCATCCGTCATCCGATGTCGAAGAAGACAGCGAGGCAGCTATGACTACCCCCCACGTCGTCGTGGTGATGGGCGTGGCAGGCACGGGCAAGACCACCATCGGGCCCCTGCTTGCGAGCCGGTTCGGCGTTCCCTACGCCG
This sequence is a window from Streptomyces ortus. Protein-coding genes within it:
- a CDS encoding phage tail sheath family protein, whose translation is MPMNAVNTARPTYPGVYVEELPSSARTVSTVTTSVTAFVGHTRRGPLNEPVRITSFTEFERRFGGLSSRSAVGYAVHQFFGNGGTVAVIVRVARANSGKAARVTLESTEGHSGSAVLDVHAKEPGVWGNGLRVAVDHDTPRPDETFNLRVYDAGGRARENFTGLSMNSSHGRYAPTVVNAGSRLVRVEAVGEGRPDPSGTVSKPFGHELPNLAVDLTVKIGDVEREFTLYDPDCDGQSPSGVAELALLLERRLRALPDAPGRHAFAGVEVTAFGRRLQVVAGSTDPEDVVRFVGECANDLGLEASVNPPVFPLEGGEDGEAPGPRDLIGSEADKTGLQALRGVADVNLLVLPELAAYESTDDALTVVSAAQRLCEERRIFLLVDAPGTWGSVDSARAGLAAFDAVRGNHAGLYFPHLQLIDPLTGRLRSFPPSGAVAGVYARTDSERGVWKAPAGTEARLAGVHSLTVDLTDRESGLLNPLGVNCLRTLPLVGPLVWGARTLEGSDALDSEWKYVPVRRLALHVEESLQRGLQWVVFEPNDENLWQQIRLAASSYLHTLFRQGAFKGGTPREAYFVKCDRDTTTDEDIANGVVNVLVGIAPVRPAEFVVVRIQQTSGQFELQAP
- a CDS encoding YchJ family protein, which translates into the protein MPRRTPHSRNQRRSAPARNPSCPCGLAETYEACCGRFHRGEGAAPTAEALMRSRYCAFVTRDEAYLLRTWHPRTRPPHLDLDPAMRWTGLEILATTEGTPFHTTGTVTFRASYAGGSLHEHSRFERADGGAWAYTNGDVL
- a CDS encoding FadR/GntR family transcriptional regulator, giving the protein MSTPGRGLHGHVLERLGPSITAGEYPAGSVLRTDELAQRFEVSRSVMREAVRVLESMHLVESRRRVGVTVRPAHEWNVYDPQVIRWRLAGADRPRQLRSLTVLRCAVEPVAAGLAAKHATAEQCAELTECALGMVAHSRGHKLEGYLVHDIAFHRIVLNASGNEMFARLGDVVAEVLAGRTHHQVMFEDPDPAAVTLHVQVAEAVRAGDAVRAEALTREVVVGALQELDILSPEG